The region TATCCACCTTTTGGCCGCCCTTAAAAATCATCAGCGTCGGGATACTGCGAATGCCAAAATCAGTCGCCACCTTAGAGTTTTCGTCAGTATTGACCTTGACGACCTTGACTCTGCCCTGATACTCATTGGCGATTTCATCAACAACGGGTGCCACCATGCGGCACGGCCCACACCAAGGTGCCCAGAAATCCACTAACACAGGAATATCGCTATTTAATACTTCTTCTTCAAAGGTGGCATCTGTAACCGACAATGCACTGGACATAGGCAGAACCCTTATAGCGAATCAGCAACCTTAAAAATATACTCTAGCAACCTTTAGGCTAACCTTGGGCTTTGGACTATTTTTTTAATTTTCCGGACCCTA is a window of Thermosynechococcus vestitus BP-1 DNA encoding:
- the trxA gene encoding thioredoxin, producing the protein MSSALSVTDATFEEEVLNSDIPVLVDFWAPWCGPCRMVAPVVDEIANEYQGRVKVVKVNTDENSKVATDFGIRSIPTLMIFKGGQKVDILVGAVPKTKIEATLAQFL